In the Canis lupus dingo isolate Sandy chromosome 28, ASM325472v2, whole genome shotgun sequence genome, GAGTGATTTCTAGGAGCCTGGTGCTGCTTAGCAGCTAGAGAAATGACTCCTGGGTTTTGGGAGGTGATACACACAGCCCTACTGACACAGCCTTGGGAGAGAAGCAAGCAGAGACACTCATACAGCAAACACAAGGATTGGCCTTTACTATGTGCTTCCTGAGCTTTGAAATGATAAAAGTGTCTGGATGTTcagcaaggaaagagagagagaggagtgattGTGCCCCATCCCCTGGTGCCctatccctttctctccctggctctccctaacaaacaaacaacagaggAGGCATCACAGAGAACTCCTCAGTGGTGCTAAGGGGACTTTTAGGAGAGGGGTATCAGTCATAGTAATGACTACCATTTGAGAACCAACTTATTACACTCTGTATACtctgtgaaattaattttttgttctgttttgcttaaCAGATAAGTGGCTGTGGGGTAGAGAACAAGGATATAGCAAGAGGTAAGTTTGGTGTATGAAGCCCTCCATTCAAGAGGGCAAACCAGTGTCCAAATGGGAGttctggagcagggagcctgaagagcacagtgagcaagagagctccagggaaaaggaaaagtaatgGCGATTCTAAGGAGGAGGGAGCCCCAGGCAACAGCAGCCTCAGTCATCAGGAACTTTAAAGCCATTCTTCTGCGTCCAAAATTTTCTCTTGAGGAGACGTCAGGATCTTATAAAAGTACATTTGAAGAGGCTTAGGGCATCTTTAGAGAACCTTTATCTCACAGATGCTCAAAAGCAATCTTACCCCTAGAAGTACCACACAACGGAGACCAAGGACTTCACTGCCTGTGTTTGAGTGGCACTTCACAGACGCCCCATAGGAAAAGAGCTCTTGCACCACGTGCTGAGTGATTATCAGAGCTTACAATTCCTCCACGTTCGATCACAACTCCAGTTAAGAAATCTAATTTGTTACCCTagaaaatactgttttctctCCATAATTCTAGAGTACATGAAGAACGACTTTTTCTGGGTTCACTCACGTACCTGCCTTTGCTCTGAAGGAACGGAATGAGGGTTGCCTGGCCTGCACCCTGGCTCTCCCAAGAAACTCACCTGGTGCCTGTTCTGCCACTTAACCATACCCTGGCCTCCCCACCAGGGTAAGAAGCCTATCCGGAGCCCTGCAGCTAGTCAACGGTGGAGCCCATGTGCAAATTCAAGACAAGTATCTTACTAAAGAGATCCGAAAGGAGTAACTCTACACCAGACAAGAGTATCCTCCTCCCAGACCCTCGAAATTCTCCGGTTGTGTCAAATGCTTCCCCCACAGTCTCTGCTTGAAAGATTTGCTCCTAGCTTCAGAGCCCAAACTGCAAAACATTTAGTCTTTGCTCATGCAGCAGCTCAATACAAAACCCTTAAGCACCCAAGGCTTTTCTCTCCACAAGACTTTGTTTCCTTCCACGAAACACTGCAAGAACCCCGGATTCCCGATTTCCTAGCCCAGCTGACCGCTTTCCTAGACTGCTATACCAGGCATAGCTAAACTGAGCCCCTGCGCAGCGCCCTCCCTCTCGGAACTACGCTGGTAGATCAGACGCCTCTGCCCAGAGGCCAAAGGGCATCTGCCTGAGGGCCCCGCCCCGTCGGGACCTTCCGAGCCCGAGCGGCAGGGCGCGCCGCCGGACTACGTTTCCCACAGTGCTCCGAGACGCCGGGACGCCCAAGGCCCGGGACCCGGCGGGCGGGCTCGCGCGCAGCCTCCTGGGAGTTGTAGTTCGGTCCGCTCGCGCCGGCGCTGCCGTGGGCTCGGCGCCGGCCTTTGTCTGTCTGCGGGCGCGCGCCGCTGCGGTGAGTGAGGCCGCGGGCCGGGTCAGTGCGCCCGGGCAGGGCGGGGCCGCGTGGGCGGGCCGTCGCCCCCGGCCCTCCGCGGCCCTGAGCAGGCCCGGCGGCCTGAACCCCGAGGGAGGCCGCCCGCGAGGGGAGAGGCGTGCGGCCCGCAGAGAAGGGTCCAGCTGGACCGGAGAGCGGGGCTCCGAGGTCCAGCACGCAGGGCGGGCCGGGGGGTCCTGAGGCGGGAGGGGAGGCCGTGCCCGCGGGAGCAGGGGCCCCCGACCGCCGCTCCGCAGGACCGAGCCTGGGTGAGGGCCCCGCGCCCTGGAGACGCGGGAGGGGGAGGCCGCAGGCCCGTGTGCCCGGGGGCCTGCAGTGAGGATTTGACCACACGGTCTGGGGAAAATGCCGCCTCTccagggagggggatgggagagaAGACATTGTCAGGGTGGAGAATGGGAGAAAGGACCAAATGGATTCAGATGTGAATCACCCCTACCCTCATCTAAACCTGAGACTGTCGCCCAAGAGGTTCCAGAGACAGCAAAGTTTACCGCCTCCGCTAGGGCTCTCCTGAGGACTCTCAGCTTTAGGCCTTCGGTCTGCGGGTCCTCTCCGAGATCCTTCACATTTGGTTCTTTTATTCTCCCAAGAGTTACCTGATACGACAGTGTTATTAACCTATTTAGTTCCCGAGGAAATAGAGCCAGGGCTGTTTGGTTACTTGTCCAAGGTTGTATGGGGGTAGGGGAGAAGTCAAGGCAAGAATCCAAGGCTCTTAGGGCCTAATTCTGAATCTTTACAAAGGATAAATAACCTTTCTGGTAGGAAAAGCAATTTTCTATTAATAAAGCCACTTCTCCAAAATCTTCAGGAGATTATTTCCTCAGATTTGTGAcctagggagaaaaataaaataatctccctTTATTAACCAAGGCAGTTCCTGAGACACAGCTGAGCTTTTACTTGTTGGAAGATCTCATAGCATGTGGAGAGGCAGAGCTATAGATTCTACCCACTTGTTCTGACCAAACTAGTTGCTGGATTTCCTAGGGACAGAGTCCAACCTGAGGCACCAGGTTTTGTGCACTTTGCAGGGACTCTTGATGGATATGCAGTTGTTGAGCAGTAACACCCTGAACTAGCAAATGAATGTCCTATAGCATTCTGGTACCCTCATAAAGGATTCCTTTTTAGTTTCTGCTCCAAATTGGAGCTGAGGCCTCcaaatacaactttaaaatgcTTCTCCAGTCAAAACAAATGTAGCATAATATATAGTTGTCAAGACCAGGTGCTCAGGTTAACAAAACAAGAATtgtaattatttgtaattatttactaTTTCAGTAAATCAGGAGGCCAGCATTTTGATGAGATATATTGGAGGGAATATGCACTGAACCACTGCATAAAGTACAGATTTAGTAATTTGGGTCATaaagtaagggggaaaaaaaagatacagataatATGGAGCAAGAGGATTCCTAGGATCTTGAAGAGTAGTAAAGTCTGGTCAAGCACtgttatattctgttccattttataAAAGTTCTCACCAGCTCTTTAGTGAAACTAGAGACCTGTCTAGTGTAAAGGCATAGACTTTAGATCTCGAAAGTCTTGAATTTGATCCTTTGTCCACCCTGGACTCCTTATTGGCTCTGAGAGTTTGGGCAGGTTATTTATCCTAGTTGGAGTGCCTTGGGCTTGGTTTTGAGAGTCTAAAGTAGGTCTTCCTCTTCCAAGAATTGACAAGTATTTACACTTAGAATTGGTATTCTCATATCTTGAAGAATAGGAGAGGGGTGGATCTGGATCTGGAATCTCCTAAATAATGTTAAAAGGTAAACATATGAGATCTCTTGCTTTGTCCTTATAACTTAGGGGGAACTGGAGGGGAGAGCTAGAGCCATTTTCATCTTAGAACAAATCATGAAGGCtgaaatgttgttttttttttagatgctgaGATGCTGAATTCCTTTCAAGGCTTGAAGGATAAAAGAGTAGGTGCTTAGGTCGGGGAAGGAAGTGGGAAATCCCAATCATATGCCAAGGCTAAAGTACAAACAAGAGTGACCATTATCTTGGGATTGGCAGGAAGAGATATATATGTTCTCTGCTTCCCCACCTCATGTTTCCACTGTGACTCATTTATGTGTGGTCATGGTACTTTTTGGCCAACTTCGCAGTTACATTATAAGTGATTACATCACGCCAATCCAGATTTCCTCCATTTACTCCTACCCCAAACTGCAGCTCCTATTGACTTTATGCTTCTCACCTATTAATTCTCCTGCCCttatctgttgtttttgttgttctgttttttgtttgttttttccttttcaggtGTTCAAGAATAGCCCATGGAAGAACCATATGAAGAGGTGGTGATTAAGGTCATACAGCAGGCGTGGACATGTTTGGATTTCCAACAGCTACCCTGCTGGACTGTCATGGAAGATATGCTCAGAATGTAGCATTTTTCAGTGAGTGAGTCGGTTGATTGCTGAGATGACCTCAAATGACAATATTCAGTGTTCCTGTACTCAAGCACTGGTCAGCAGGCTGAGGAAGTAGAGGAGACATTCCTTTAGAGGAGTTTACTATTCCTGGGGACTACAGGGAAGGCCTGCAAGCCAGAATTAGAAATAACATTAGAAATAGCAAGAAAATGATCTTGATATGGAGGTAGTTTTGAGGTagtctctgaaaaaaatgaataagcagCTTTATATCTCCGCACAATCACTGAATAAGGGTAAGGCAAGAGAACAAGGAGGAAATCTTCCTAGGATGACTCCAAGAAAACTGTTAATAGTGATAAATGGACCCATAATAAAGTGCAGTAAGAGACTCAGATGTAGAGCAGTATGGAAAACACTGTCGGCATCTGCATaggaaatatttgagaataaCTTCCAAGCCAAAATTGATTTCAGTTCCACTGTAGCTTAGTAGACTGAAATAGCATGGATATTAAGGGGGACATTTCCTTGGATCAGATTCTATAATTTTCCTACTTTGATCTAAGATATCAGACAAACTATTTAACTTCCTTGAGCTCCAggctcttcatctgtaaaatgggacaataaACTACCTTGCAGGGTTACTGGGACTAGAGATAACAGATGTAATGTATCAAAGATTCTGATACATATTTTCTGATGTCATGGTGCTTACTTGTCAGGACAACAGATTGGTGCAGAGATAGATTTCTCATGTATTGGTCTCTTCAGGCCCCAGTATCtaattttacagtttttcttaatgtaatgcctccaaaattttaaagctttcagCCCTACACAACCTGGATCCATACCTGTTTTGGAGTCAGATAAAACTTGGGTATGGGGCTTTAATAtgtagttttcttaattttttgagcctgttttcttatctacaaaatggagataatcatgTCTACCTTACCAGATTCTTTGGGAGGCTAAATTAAACTAAATTTAGAGGCAGAATACTACTGTGGATCATGCCTGCATTCAATATCAACTCTACACTTAGCTAGCTCCAAGATCTGTGACAACCTCcctatgctttctttttattttttatttatttatttagttagttagttagttagttattcattcattcatgagagacacagagagaaggagaggcagagagacacaggcagagggagaagcaggctcctcgcaggaagcccaatgtgggactcgatcccgggtctccaggatcaggccctgggctgaaggcggcgctaaaccgctgagccacccgggctgcccctttttttttaatttattttttattggtgttcaatttactaacatacagaataacccccagtgcccgtcacccattcactcccaccccctgccctagttcgtttcccagagttagcagtctttatattctgtctccctttctgatattgcccacacatttcttctaccttcccttatattccctttcactattatttatattccccaaatgaatgagaacatataatgtttgtccttctccgactgacttacttcactcagcctccctatgctttcatttctttatctgtagcACTCTCATAGGATTGTTTTCAGGATTAAATTATCTATGCAAAATTCATAGTataatgtctggcacataataagcattcaaagcattgtttcttttttccctattctTCTCAGCATATTGGTGCATCTTACATGACTTCCCTCTCATTTTACCAGATGTGATGACAGAAGCCCACCACAAATATGATCACTCTGAGGCCACAGGATCCTCAAGCTGGGATTTCCAGAATTCTTTCAGAAGAGAGAAGCTGGAACAAAAATCCCCAGATTCTAAGACACTACAGGAAGATTCACCTGGAGTGAGACAGAGGGTCTATGAGTGTCAGGAATGTGGAAAATCCTTCAGGCAAAAAGGTAGTCTAACCTTGCATGAGAGAATCCACACTGGTCAAAAACCCTTTGAGTGTACCCATTGTGGAAAAAGCTTCAGGGCCAAAGGCAATCTTGTTACACATCAGCGAATACACACAGGAGAAAAGCCCTATCAGTGCAAGGAGTGTGGGAAAAGCTTTAGTCAACGAGGTAGTCTGGCCGTTCATGAAAGACTCCACACTGGacagaaaccctatgaatgtgcTATTTGTCAGAGAAGCTTCAGAAATCAAAGTAACCTTGCTGTTCATAGAAGAGTTCACAGTGGTGAAAAGCCCTATAGATGTGATCAGTGTGGAAAAGCCTTCAGTCAGAAAGGAAGCTTAATTGTTCACATCAGAGTCCACACAGGCCTGAAACCCTATGCCTGCACACAGTGCAGGAAGAGTTTCCACACCAGGGGCAATTGTATCCTGCATGGCAAAATCCACACAGGAGAGACA is a window encoding:
- the ZNF32 gene encoding zinc finger protein 32 isoform X1, encoding MFGFPTATLLDCHGRYAQNVAFFTYWCILHDFPLILPDVMTEAHHKYDHSEATGSSSWDFQNSFRREKLEQKSPDSKTLQEDSPGVRQRVYECQECGKSFRQKGSLTLHERIHTGQKPFECTHCGKSFRAKGNLVTHQRIHTGEKPYQCKECGKSFSQRGSLAVHERLHTGQKPYECAICQRSFRNQSNLAVHRRVHSGEKPYRCDQCGKAFSQKGSLIVHIRVHTGLKPYACTQCRKSFHTRGNCILHGKIHTGETPYLCGQCGKSFTQRGSLAVHQRSCSQRLTL
- the ZNF32 gene encoding zinc finger protein 32 isoform X2 — encoded protein: MFGFPTATLLDCHGRYAQNVAFFNVMTEAHHKYDHSEATGSSSWDFQNSFRREKLEQKSPDSKTLQEDSPGVRQRVYECQECGKSFRQKGSLTLHERIHTGQKPFECTHCGKSFRAKGNLVTHQRIHTGEKPYQCKECGKSFSQRGSLAVHERLHTGQKPYECAICQRSFRNQSNLAVHRRVHSGEKPYRCDQCGKAFSQKGSLIVHIRVHTGLKPYACTQCRKSFHTRGNCILHGKIHTGETPYLCGQCGKSFTQRGSLAVHQRSCSQRLTL
- the ZNF32 gene encoding zinc finger protein 32 isoform X3, translating into MTEAHHKYDHSEATGSSSWDFQNSFRREKLEQKSPDSKTLQEDSPGVRQRVYECQECGKSFRQKGSLTLHERIHTGQKPFECTHCGKSFRAKGNLVTHQRIHTGEKPYQCKECGKSFSQRGSLAVHERLHTGQKPYECAICQRSFRNQSNLAVHRRVHSGEKPYRCDQCGKAFSQKGSLIVHIRVHTGLKPYACTQCRKSFHTRGNCILHGKIHTGETPYLCGQCGKSFTQRGSLAVHQRSCSQRLTL